A window of the Streptomyces sp. NBC_00250 genome harbors these coding sequences:
- a CDS encoding NAD+ synthase yields the protein MPQLRLALNQIDSTVGDIAGNAEAIVHWTRHAAGQGAHLVAFPEMALTGYPVEDLALRSSFVEASRVALRGLARRLADEGFGELPVVVGYLDRSERAEPKLGRPAGSPENAAAVLHRGEVVLRFAKHHLPNYGVFDEYRYFVQGDTLPVVRVHGVDVALAICEDLWQEGGRVPAARSARAGLLLSVNASPYERNKDDTRLDLVRKRAQEAGCVTAYLASTGGQDELVFDGDSIVVGADGEVIARAPQFVEGSVILDLELPAAESEAPEGLVNDGLTIDRVVVSEEPLPAYEPELTGGYAHRLDDDEEVYSALVIGVRAYVAKNGFRSVLVGLSGGIDSALVAAIACDALGAENVYGVSMPSKYSSDHSRGDAAELARRTGLHYRTVSIEPMFDAYMGALGLTGLAEENLQSRLRGTTLMALSNQEGHIVLAPGNKSELAVGYSTLYGDSVGAFGPIKDVYKSTVFRLARWRNRAAEERGQTPPIPESSISKPPSAELRPGQVDTDSLPDYDTLDAILALYVDQDRGRDEIVAAGFDEELVTKTLRMVDTAEYKRRQYPPGTKISAKGFGKDRRLPITNRWRETPAG from the coding sequence GTGCCTCAACTACGCCTCGCCCTGAATCAGATCGACTCGACCGTCGGAGACATCGCCGGGAACGCCGAGGCGATCGTGCACTGGACCCGGCACGCCGCCGGACAGGGTGCGCATCTCGTCGCGTTCCCCGAGATGGCGCTGACCGGATACCCCGTCGAGGACCTCGCGCTGCGCTCCTCGTTCGTCGAGGCGTCGCGGGTGGCCCTGCGCGGTCTCGCCCGCCGCCTCGCGGACGAGGGCTTCGGCGAGCTGCCGGTCGTCGTCGGCTATCTGGACCGCTCCGAGCGGGCGGAGCCGAAGCTCGGCCGGCCCGCCGGTTCGCCGGAGAACGCCGCCGCCGTGCTGCACCGCGGCGAGGTGGTGCTGCGCTTCGCCAAGCACCACCTCCCGAACTACGGCGTCTTCGACGAGTACCGCTACTTCGTCCAGGGCGACACCCTGCCGGTCGTCCGGGTCCACGGGGTCGACGTGGCCCTGGCGATCTGCGAGGACCTGTGGCAGGAGGGCGGCAGGGTCCCGGCGGCGCGCAGCGCGCGGGCGGGGCTGCTGCTGTCGGTGAACGCCTCGCCGTACGAGCGGAACAAGGACGACACGCGCCTCGACCTGGTCCGCAAGCGGGCCCAGGAGGCCGGGTGCGTGACCGCGTATCTGGCGAGCACGGGCGGTCAGGACGAGCTGGTCTTCGACGGCGACTCGATCGTGGTGGGCGCGGACGGCGAAGTGATCGCGCGTGCCCCGCAGTTCGTCGAGGGCAGCGTGATCCTGGACCTGGAGCTGCCGGCGGCCGAGTCCGAGGCTCCGGAAGGTCTGGTGAACGACGGGCTGACGATCGACCGCGTGGTGGTCTCGGAGGAGCCGCTGCCGGCGTACGAGCCGGAGCTGACGGGTGGTTACGCGCACCGGCTCGACGACGACGAGGAGGTGTACTCGGCGCTGGTCATCGGCGTCCGCGCCTATGTCGCGAAGAACGGTTTCCGCTCGGTGCTCGTCGGCCTCTCCGGCGGCATCGACTCGGCGCTCGTGGCGGCCATCGCCTGCGACGCGCTCGGCGCGGAGAACGTGTACGGGGTGTCGATGCCCTCGAAGTACTCCTCCGACCACTCGCGCGGCGACGCGGCCGAGCTGGCCCGCCGCACCGGGCTCCACTACCGCACGGTGTCGATCGAGCCGATGTTCGACGCGTACATGGGCGCGCTCGGCCTCACCGGCCTCGCCGAGGAGAACCTCCAGTCGCGGCTGCGCGGTACGACGCTGATGGCGCTCTCCAACCAGGAGGGGCACATCGTCCTCGCGCCGGGCAACAAGTCCGAGCTCGCGGTGGGCTACTCGACCCTGTACGGCGACTCCGTCGGCGCGTTCGGGCCCATCAAGGACGTCTACAAGTCGACCGTGTTCCGGCTGGCGCGCTGGCGCAACCGGGCGGCGGAGGAGCGCGGCCAGACCCCGCCGATCCCGGAGAGCTCGATCAGCAAGCCGCCCAGCGCCGAGCTGCGCCCCGGCCAGGTCGACACGGACTCGCTGCCGGACTACGACACCCTGGACGCGATCCTGGCCCTGTACGTGGACCAGGACCGGGGCCGGGACGAGATCGTGGCCGCGGGCTTCGACGAGGAGCTGGTCACGAAGACGCTGCGGATGGTGGACACGGCGGAGTACAAGCGGCGCCAGTACCCGCCGGGCACCAAGATCTCGGCGAAGGGCTTCGGCAAGGACCGGCGCCTGCCGATCACGAACCGCTGGCGCGAGACACCGGCCGGCTGA
- a CDS encoding DUF998 domain-containing protein gives MPGNVTRASAALLALGALTYTAWVLEVLLRTGLDPARTYVSELAASDQPFGTFFRATDLMSGVLVLAGAVLGWAGTRGSGPRGSGHAGTPGPGHRATPVAGRTRRIREPWALVGWAALALFGAATVADSRLPLSCAATADPECAARETAGLVPATHTAHAVSSGLAMTGAVVALVALTMAARRHGRRWPLARTGPVLVAVELAATLWTLAAVAAFEAGKGTWALGAGQRLQVLLVAVWLAVLAYSLATSASASASASASGEER, from the coding sequence ATGCCCGGAAACGTGACGCGAGCCTCCGCCGCCCTGCTGGCCCTCGGCGCGCTCACCTACACCGCCTGGGTCCTCGAAGTCCTCCTCCGGACCGGGCTCGACCCGGCCCGGACGTACGTCTCCGAACTGGCGGCGTCGGACCAGCCGTTCGGCACCTTCTTCCGGGCGACCGATCTGATGTCGGGCGTGCTGGTCCTGGCGGGGGCGGTGCTGGGGTGGGCCGGGACGAGAGGCTCGGGACCGAGGGGCTCCGGTCACGCGGGGACGCCGGGGCCCGGCCACCGGGCGACCCCGGTGGCCGGCCGGACGCGCCGGATCCGCGAGCCCTGGGCGCTCGTCGGCTGGGCCGCGCTCGCCCTCTTCGGGGCCGCCACCGTCGCCGACTCGCGCCTCCCGCTCAGCTGCGCCGCGACCGCCGACCCCGAATGCGCGGCCCGCGAGACCGCCGGGCTCGTGCCCGCCACCCATACGGCCCACGCCGTCAGTTCGGGTCTCGCCATGACCGGCGCCGTCGTCGCCCTGGTCGCCCTGACCATGGCCGCCCGCCGCCACGGCCGCCGGTGGCCCCTCGCCCGTACGGGACCGGTCCTCGTCGCCGTCGAACTCGCCGCCACCCTCTGGACCCTCGCCGCCGTCGCCGCCTTCGAGGCCGGGAAGGGCACCTGGGCGCTCGGCGCCGGCCAGCGGCTCCAGGTGCTCCTGGTGGCAGTGTGGCTCGCGGTGCTCGCGTACTCCCTGGCGACCTCCGCGTCCGCGTCCGCTTCCGCCTCCGCCTCCGGGGAGGAGCGATGA
- a CDS encoding alpha/beta fold hydrolase translates to MTGKPTFVRIDGVAHHAVVEGSGPVCVLSAGLGMSWFDWDPVVPLLAPHRTVVRFDRPGHGLSQPAAVPPTAAGEAHRIAALLDALGLQGPATVVGHSIAGFHAEAFARLHPDRTAALVLVDSSVEEHPRVSTSSEAVARVLGAVLSAAGIPAALGPAVRRAAVRRDPAPTALVRRVYRTSRVLRGTLLENARYGAVAAELLALRDTHPLPPHLPVTVLAAPDGSARWERRQRALARRLGALYEAAVPSGHLVMKDRPESVVTAILGPGRSGPPGPSRRSGRSDRSGRSGRSGQEGA, encoded by the coding sequence ATGACCGGGAAGCCGACGTTCGTACGGATCGACGGCGTCGCCCATCACGCCGTCGTCGAGGGCTCGGGACCCGTCTGCGTCCTGAGCGCGGGGCTCGGCATGAGCTGGTTCGACTGGGACCCGGTCGTCCCGCTCCTCGCCCCGCACCGTACGGTCGTCCGCTTCGACCGTCCCGGACACGGCCTCTCCCAGCCCGCCGCCGTCCCGCCCACCGCCGCAGGCGAGGCCCACCGGATCGCCGCCCTGCTCGACGCGCTCGGGCTCCAGGGCCCCGCCACCGTCGTGGGGCACTCGATCGCCGGGTTCCACGCGGAGGCCTTCGCCCGGCTCCACCCGGACCGGACCGCCGCGCTCGTGCTCGTGGACTCGTCGGTGGAGGAGCACCCTCGGGTGAGCACCTCTTCGGAGGCCGTCGCCCGCGTCCTCGGCGCCGTCCTCTCCGCCGCCGGCATCCCGGCCGCCCTCGGCCCCGCGGTCCGCCGCGCGGCCGTACGCCGCGACCCGGCGCCCACCGCCCTCGTACGCCGCGTCTACCGCACCTCACGCGTGCTGCGCGGCACGCTCCTGGAGAACGCCCGCTACGGGGCCGTCGCCGCCGAACTCCTCGCCCTGCGCGACACGCACCCGCTCCCGCCGCACCTCCCCGTCACCGTCCTCGCCGCCCCCGACGGCTCCGCCCGCTGGGAACGGCGCCAACGCGCGCTGGCCCGACGGCTCGGCGCCCTCTACGAGGCGGCCGTGCCGTCGGGCCATCTGGTCATGAAGGACCGCCCGGAATCGGTGGTGACCGCGATCCTGGGTCCGGGCCGGTCCGGCCCTCCAGGTCCGTCACGTCGCTCCGGTCGTTCAGACCGGTCCGGTCGTTCCGGTCGTTCCGGTCAGGAAGGCGCGTAG
- a CDS encoding CBS domain-containing protein: MTTAKDIMHPGAQWIPAHETLDRAAQMMRNLNVGALPIADENERLCGIITDRDIVVGCVAMGHDPSKITCGEMSKGTPRWVESDADVGAVLEEMQGHQIRRLPVIEEKRLVGMISEADLAQHLSDEQLKGFCESVYAPS, from the coding sequence ATGACCACGGCGAAGGACATCATGCACCCCGGGGCCCAGTGGATCCCGGCACACGAGACACTCGACCGCGCCGCGCAGATGATGCGCAACCTGAACGTGGGCGCGCTGCCCATCGCCGACGAGAACGAGCGGCTCTGCGGCATCATCACCGACCGCGACATCGTGGTCGGCTGTGTGGCCATGGGCCACGACCCCTCGAAGATCACGTGCGGTGAGATGTCCAAGGGCACCCCGCGCTGGGTCGAGTCGGACGCCGACGTGGGCGCCGTCCTGGAGGAGATGCAGGGCCATCAGATCCGGCGGCTGCCCGTCATCGAGGAGAAGCGGCTCGTGGGCATGATCAGCGAGGCCGATCTGGCCCAGCACCTGTCGGACGAGCAGCTCAAGGGATTCTGCGAGAGCGTCTACGCGCCTTCCTGA
- a CDS encoding DUF305 domain-containing protein, with protein MPAPARRPNRTQWAAITAVALALLFAGGAVTVASAEREEAPRTPSSLSADAGFARDMAVHHQQAVEMSFIVRDRTQDEEVRRLAYDIANTQANQRGMMLGWLDLWGLPKIESGVEPMTWMGMGSGDSGPLDGALMPGMATNAQLDELRKADGREAEVLYLKLMTEHHRGGVHMAEGCVQKCSVDIERNLAQGMVDAQKSEMLLMADMLEKRGA; from the coding sequence CTGCCGGCCCCGGCGCGGCGTCCGAACCGGACGCAGTGGGCGGCGATCACCGCCGTCGCGCTCGCGCTGCTGTTCGCCGGGGGCGCCGTCACCGTCGCCTCCGCCGAGCGCGAGGAGGCGCCGCGTACGCCGTCCTCGCTCTCCGCGGACGCCGGTTTCGCCCGGGACATGGCCGTCCACCACCAGCAGGCTGTCGAGATGTCGTTCATCGTCCGGGACCGCACCCAGGACGAGGAGGTGCGCCGTCTCGCGTACGACATCGCCAACACCCAGGCCAACCAGCGGGGCATGATGCTCGGCTGGCTCGACCTGTGGGGACTGCCCAAGATCGAGTCCGGCGTCGAGCCGATGACCTGGATGGGCATGGGTTCCGGCGACAGCGGCCCGCTCGACGGGGCGCTCATGCCGGGCATGGCGACCAACGCCCAGCTGGACGAGTTGCGCAAGGCCGACGGCCGCGAGGCCGAGGTCCTGTACCTGAAGCTCATGACCGAGCACCACAGGGGCGGGGTCCACATGGCCGAGGGCTGTGTCCAGAAGTGCTCGGTGGACATCGAGCGCAATCTCGCGCAGGGCATGGTCGACGCCCAGAAGTCCGAGATGCTGCTGATGGCGGACATGCTCGAGAAGCGTGGCGCCTGA
- a CDS encoding DUF3105 domain-containing protein → MAAKTSSNADRRARIEEMRRAEQARERRNRLITIGISGVVVLGLVGFGTFVLMKKSDEQDKKEAAAKAPITAEKSWDAKKLGRNHVETAVKYDMKPPVGGDHNPVWMNCDGVVYKKAIAEVNAVHSLEHGAVWVTYNKKAAADDVKKLENKVGKTKYTLMSPVDDQTGAIMLSAWGKQVTVDNASDPRIDAFFTKYVQGPQTPEPGAACTGGLAQ, encoded by the coding sequence ATGGCCGCCAAGACCTCCTCCAACGCCGACCGCCGCGCCCGAATAGAGGAGATGCGCCGCGCCGAGCAGGCCCGTGAGCGCCGCAACCGCCTCATCACGATCGGCATCTCGGGCGTCGTCGTCCTCGGCCTCGTCGGCTTCGGCACCTTCGTGCTGATGAAGAAGTCCGACGAGCAGGACAAGAAGGAAGCCGCCGCGAAGGCCCCCATCACCGCCGAGAAGTCCTGGGACGCCAAGAAGCTCGGCCGCAACCACGTCGAGACGGCCGTGAAGTACGACATGAAGCCGCCGGTGGGCGGTGACCACAACCCGGTGTGGATGAACTGCGACGGCGTGGTCTACAAGAAGGCCATCGCCGAGGTCAACGCGGTGCACTCGCTGGAGCACGGCGCCGTCTGGGTGACGTACAACAAGAAGGCCGCCGCCGACGACGTGAAGAAGCTGGAGAACAAGGTCGGCAAGACCAAGTACACGCTGATGAGCCCCGTGGACGACCAGACCGGCGCCATCATGCTGTCCGCCTGGGGCAAGCAGGTCACCGTGGACAACGCGAGCGACCCCCGCATCGACGCCTTCTTCACCAAGTACGTCCAGGGCCCGCAGACTCCCGAGCCGGGTGCGGCCTGCACCGGCGGACTCGCCCAGTGA
- a CDS encoding glutamine synthetase family protein yields MDKQQEFVLRTLEERDIRFVRLWFTDVLGFLKSVAVAPAELEQAFDEGIGFDGSAIEGFARVYESDMIAKPDPGTFQILPWRAEAPGTARMFCDILMPDGSPSFADPRYVLKRALAKTSDLGFTFYTHPEIEFFLLKDKPLDGTRPTPADNSGYFDHTPQNVGMDFRRQAITMLESMGISVEFSHHEGAPGQQEIDLRYADALSTADNIMTFRLVMKQVALEQGVQATFMPKPFSDYPGSGMHTHLSLFEGDRNAFYESGAEYQLSKVGRSFIAGLLKHAGEISAVTNQWVNSYKRIWGGSSRTAGSGGEAPSYICWGHNNRSALIRVPMYKPGKTGSSRVEVRSIDSGANPYLTYAVLLAAGLKGIEEGYELPAGADDDVWALSDAERRAMGIEPLPQNLGEAIALMEKSELVAETLGEHVFDFFLRNKKQEWEEYRSEVTAFELRKNLPVL; encoded by the coding sequence ATGGACAAGCAGCAGGAATTTGTGCTCCGTACGCTTGAGGAGCGCGACATCCGCTTCGTACGTCTGTGGTTCACCGACGTGCTCGGCTTCCTCAAGTCGGTGGCCGTGGCGCCCGCCGAGCTTGAGCAGGCCTTCGACGAGGGCATCGGTTTCGACGGCTCCGCGATCGAGGGCTTCGCCCGCGTGTACGAGTCGGACATGATCGCCAAGCCGGACCCGGGAACCTTCCAGATCCTGCCGTGGCGCGCCGAGGCGCCGGGCACGGCCCGGATGTTCTGCGACATCCTCATGCCCGACGGTTCGCCGTCGTTCGCGGACCCGCGCTACGTCCTGAAGCGGGCGCTGGCCAAGACCTCGGACCTGGGCTTCACCTTCTACACCCACCCCGAGATCGAGTTCTTCCTCCTCAAGGACAAGCCGCTCGACGGCACCCGCCCCACCCCGGCGGACAACTCGGGCTACTTCGACCACACCCCGCAGAACGTGGGGATGGACTTCCGCCGCCAGGCGATCACGATGCTCGAATCGATGGGCATCTCGGTGGAGTTCAGCCACCACGAGGGCGCACCGGGCCAGCAGGAGATCGACCTCCGCTACGCCGACGCCCTCTCCACGGCGGACAACATCATGACCTTCCGTCTGGTGATGAAGCAGGTGGCGCTGGAGCAGGGCGTCCAGGCGACGTTCATGCCGAAGCCGTTCTCGGACTACCCGGGCTCGGGCATGCACACCCACCTGTCGCTCTTCGAGGGCGACCGGAACGCGTTCTACGAGTCGGGCGCCGAGTACCAGCTGTCGAAGGTCGGCCGCTCCTTCATCGCGGGCCTGCTGAAGCACGCGGGCGAGATCTCCGCGGTCACCAACCAGTGGGTCAACTCGTACAAGCGCATCTGGGGCGGCTCGTCCCGCACCGCCGGCTCGGGCGGCGAGGCCCCCTCGTACATCTGCTGGGGCCACAACAACCGCTCCGCCCTCATCCGCGTCCCCATGTACAAGCCGGGCAAGACGGGCTCCTCCCGCGTCGAGGTCCGCTCCATCGACTCGGGCGCCAACCCGTACCTGACGTACGCGGTCCTCCTCGCCGCCGGCCTCAAGGGCATCGAAGAGGGCTACGAACTCCCGGCCGGCGCCGACGACGACGTCTGGGCCCTCTCCGACGCGGAACGCCGCGCGATGGGCATCGAACCGCTCCCGCAGAACCTGGGAGAGGCGATCGCCCTGATGGAGAAGAGCGAACTGGTCGCGGAAACCCTGGGCGAGCACGTCTTCGACTTCTTCCTCCGCAACAAGAAGCAGGAGTGGGAGGAGTACCGCTCCGAGGTCACCGCCTTCGAACTGCGGAAGAACCTGCCGGTGCTGTAG
- a CDS encoding GNAT family N-acetyltransferase encodes MKIESVATERLLLQPLTVADAERIVARESGAGELWEEGYPGDGDVRAATGFLRGVAERGDPEVFRPYAIRLAESGVTVGGIGFHGPPDEIGVVTVGYGLVPAARGNRYASEALRALIEIARRAGVSGVKGDADLDNPASHRVMEAAGMPCVAEDDQLRHFYLGF; translated from the coding sequence GTGAAGATCGAATCCGTTGCCACCGAGCGCCTCCTGCTCCAGCCGTTGACCGTTGCCGACGCCGAGCGCATCGTCGCCCGGGAGTCCGGGGCCGGGGAGCTGTGGGAAGAGGGATACCCCGGCGACGGGGACGTCCGCGCGGCCACCGGATTTCTGCGGGGGGTCGCCGAGCGGGGCGACCCGGAGGTGTTCCGGCCGTACGCGATACGGCTCGCGGAGAGCGGGGTCACCGTCGGGGGGATCGGGTTCCACGGGCCGCCCGACGAGATCGGGGTCGTCACCGTGGGGTACGGGCTCGTGCCTGCCGCGCGGGGCAATCGGTACGCCTCCGAGGCGCTTCGCGCGCTCATCGAGATCGCCCGGCGGGCCGGTGTCTCGGGCGTGAAGGGCGACGCCGACCTGGACAATCCGGCGTCCCATCGGGTGATGGAGGCCGCCGGGATGCCGTGCGTGGCGGAGGACGACCAGCTCCGGCATTTCTATCTGGGGTTCTAG
- a CDS encoding histone deacetylase, whose translation MPEPRPRVWYAAYGSNMHAERLGRYLAGGRTTGGARELPGCRDPRGPDRSVAVELDGQVYFATESAVWTGGLAFYDPDADGTAWGVAHLLTAGQFSDIAAQEMYREPGADLDLAEVLATGRCVLGPGRYETLVCPGHIDGVPVLTFTAPWPMPAEDGLRPPSAAYLRHLAAGLHEAGAWRPAEVADYLASRPGAAGHWTPEDVAAVSVPRAPTVPPGPSSRCRPGPRRS comes from the coding sequence ATGCCGGAACCCCGTCCCCGTGTCTGGTACGCCGCCTACGGCTCCAACATGCATGCCGAACGCCTCGGTCGCTATCTCGCCGGAGGCCGGACGACCGGGGGCGCGCGGGAGTTGCCCGGGTGCCGGGACCCGCGGGGCCCCGACCGGTCCGTGGCCGTCGAGCTGGACGGCCAGGTGTACTTCGCGACCGAGTCGGCCGTGTGGACCGGGGGCCTGGCGTTCTACGACCCGGATGCGGACGGCACCGCGTGGGGTGTCGCGCACCTGCTGACCGCCGGACAGTTCTCCGACATCGCCGCACAGGAGATGTACCGGGAGCCCGGCGCCGACCTCGATCTCGCCGAGGTCCTCGCCACCGGCCGCTGCGTGCTCGGCCCGGGACGGTACGAGACCCTCGTCTGCCCGGGGCACATCGACGGCGTCCCCGTGCTCACCTTCACCGCGCCCTGGCCGATGCCGGCGGAAGACGGGCTCCGCCCGCCCTCCGCCGCCTATCTGCGGCACCTCGCGGCAGGGCTCCACGAGGCCGGGGCGTGGCGGCCCGCAGAGGTGGCCGACTATCTCGCTTCCCGGCCCGGCGCGGCGGGGCACTGGACGCCGGAGGACGTGGCCGCCGTCAGCGTTCCGAGAGCTCCGACGGTGCCTCCTGGACCATCCAGCCGTTGCCGTCCGGGTCCGCGAAGGTCATGA
- a CDS encoding VOC family protein, giving the protein MNWTLEVVPVPVTDMDRAKEFYAEKCGFTVDLDDEVAPGTRVVQLTPPGSRCSLALLSGMPPMPGTKEMAPGTLQGLQFCVTDIEAARAEFVGRGVEVSAIQHVGEKGWEAGKGGTWNAFMTFADPDGNGWMVQEAPSELSER; this is encoded by the coding sequence ATGAACTGGACACTGGAAGTCGTGCCGGTCCCTGTCACCGACATGGACCGGGCGAAGGAGTTCTACGCCGAGAAGTGCGGCTTCACCGTCGACCTGGACGACGAGGTGGCGCCGGGCACGCGCGTGGTCCAGCTGACGCCGCCTGGCTCGCGCTGTTCGCTCGCCCTGCTGAGCGGGATGCCGCCGATGCCGGGCACGAAGGAGATGGCCCCCGGCACCCTCCAGGGCCTCCAGTTCTGCGTGACGGACATCGAGGCGGCCCGGGCGGAGTTCGTCGGGCGCGGGGTGGAGGTCTCGGCGATCCAGCACGTCGGCGAGAAGGGCTGGGAGGCCGGCAAGGGCGGCACGTGGAACGCCTTCATGACCTTCGCGGACCCGGACGGCAACGGCTGGATGGTCCAGGAGGCACCGTCGGAGCTCTCGGAACGCTGA
- a CDS encoding PIG-L family deacetylase, whose product MPVRLRRRLPLSRRRTASTAVTAVLVGGTFAGLLSVTGVSTPSTAHAAPEAKAPAATRGTKAPAGAPETQTLTPMEQTPPGTGAPTSAQGAAKPDRGAKPATSVMQIVAHPDDDLFFMNPDISQTIRSATPLTAVYLTAGESDGVNARPRDAAAATADKAGYAEARQNGIRAAYSEMATGSRTSPWDRVAIPTAGGGMAEMDTLRAHPQVKLVWLQIREAGSTNQYRPHSLNGLWHGRIATLESQRSAGTPVAVDFRYTKDEVVATIAGLLDRFRPTFVRMQDPSPGTDPKTGKIRDHQDHLYGARFTQAALARYTEVPGHPRVGVQNYLGYPTSVLPHTLDPETAGAKLKTLKTYAWLDGVNDCGTAAGCGDLKVAARPAGRGWTATVRYARGTSTSWVQRDRDGGLHAFSVLDGRLAAWRKPVGGGAWSGPTLLPGGGMDTGVTSVTLPDGRIAVYGTRTVLAGGPAGYRREVVTTEQTAPGGAFGPWRSLGTPEMNDTAGTSDISAPAVTVGADGRATLVLRDSLRRLTARDQGANGGWGPWRVLGGADVVGDPVAATDGQGRGYVFASTTKTVLVWAQHLPGGPLTGPALTGLPTTTLALSASAAPNGDGVRLWFRKPASGDLRSADFSGMSPVSPVTELPGGVAGFGPVSGGDGLLAVRSRTGFLATAPHGRTGAAGPAWKLERFLFAGAPDAGTDGVAAIGLDGRLHWTPAGR is encoded by the coding sequence ATGCCCGTACGCCTCCGCCGTCGCCTCCCCCTGTCCCGCCGCAGGACCGCCTCCACGGCGGTCACGGCCGTCCTGGTGGGCGGCACCTTCGCCGGACTCCTCTCGGTGACGGGGGTGTCCACGCCGTCGACGGCCCACGCGGCACCGGAGGCGAAGGCTCCGGCGGCGACGCGGGGGACGAAGGCCCCGGCGGGGGCACCGGAGACGCAGACCCTCACGCCCATGGAGCAGACGCCGCCCGGGACCGGGGCGCCCACGTCCGCCCAGGGCGCGGCGAAGCCCGACCGGGGTGCGAAGCCCGCCACCTCGGTCATGCAGATCGTGGCGCACCCGGACGACGACCTGTTCTTCATGAACCCGGACATCTCCCAGACCATCCGCTCCGCCACCCCCCTGACCGCGGTCTACCTGACGGCCGGTGAGTCGGACGGCGTCAACGCTCGCCCCCGCGACGCCGCCGCCGCCACGGCCGACAAGGCGGGCTACGCCGAGGCCCGGCAGAACGGCATACGCGCGGCGTACTCCGAGATGGCCACCGGCAGCCGGACCAGCCCCTGGGACCGCGTCGCGATACCCACGGCCGGCGGCGGCATGGCCGAGATGGACACGCTGCGCGCCCATCCGCAGGTCAAGCTGGTGTGGCTGCAGATACGCGAGGCGGGTTCGACCAACCAGTACCGCCCGCACAGCCTGAACGGCCTCTGGCACGGCCGGATAGCCACGCTGGAGTCGCAGCGCTCCGCCGGCACCCCGGTCGCCGTCGACTTCAGGTACACCAAGGACGAGGTCGTGGCGACGATCGCGGGGCTGCTCGACCGGTTCCGGCCGACCTTCGTCCGGATGCAGGACCCGAGCCCGGGCACGGACCCGAAGACCGGGAAGATCCGCGACCACCAGGACCACCTGTACGGGGCGAGGTTCACCCAGGCCGCGCTCGCCCGGTACACCGAGGTGCCCGGTCATCCGCGCGTCGGCGTGCAGAACTACCTCGGATACCCCACGAGCGTCCTGCCGCACACGCTCGACCCCGAGACGGCGGGCGCGAAGCTGAAGACCCTGAAGACCTACGCCTGGCTGGACGGGGTCAACGACTGCGGGACCGCGGCGGGCTGCGGCGACCTGAAGGTGGCCGCGCGGCCCGCCGGCCGCGGCTGGACCGCGACCGTGCGGTACGCCCGGGGAACCTCCACCTCCTGGGTGCAGCGCGACCGGGACGGCGGGCTGCACGCCTTCTCCGTACTCGACGGCCGGCTCGCGGCCTGGCGGAAGCCCGTCGGCGGCGGCGCGTGGAGCGGCCCGACGCTGCTGCCCGGCGGTGGCATGGACACCGGGGTCACCTCGGTGACGCTGCCCGACGGCCGGATCGCGGTCTACGGCACCCGGACGGTGCTCGCGGGCGGCCCGGCCGGCTACCGCCGCGAGGTCGTGACCACCGAGCAGACGGCGCCCGGCGGGGCCTTCGGCCCGTGGCGCTCCCTCGGAACCCCCGAGATGAACGACACGGCCGGCACCTCGGACATCAGCGCTCCCGCGGTGACCGTGGGCGCCGACGGCCGGGCGACCCTGGTCCTGCGGGACAGCCTGCGCCGCCTGACCGCCCGCGACCAGGGCGCGAACGGCGGCTGGGGGCCGTGGCGGGTGCTCGGCGGCGCGGACGTGGTCGGCGACCCGGTCGCGGCGACGGACGGCCAGGGCCGGGGGTACGTCTTCGCGAGCACCACGAAGACCGTCCTCGTCTGGGCGCAGCACCTCCCCGGCGGGCCGCTCACGGGTCCGGCCCTGACCGGACTGCCGACGACGACGCTCGCCCTGAGCGCGAGCGCGGCGCCGAACGGCGACGGCGTACGGCTCTGGTTCCGCAAGCCGGCCTCCGGCGACCTGCGCAGCGCCGACTTCTCGGGCATGAGCCCGGTCTCCCCGGTCACGGAGCTGCCGGGCGGCGTGGCCGGCTTCGGCCCGGTGAGCGGCGGCGACGGGCTCCTCGCGGTCCGGTCCCGTACGGGCTTCCTGGCGACGGCACCGCACGGCAGGACGGGGGCGGCAGGGCCGGCGTGGAAGCTGGAGAGGTTCCTGTTCGCGGGGGCGCCGGACGCGGGGACGGACGGGGTGGCGGCGATCGGCCTGGACGGACGGCTGCACTGGACGCCCGCGGGCCGATGA